From a single Azospirillum fermentarium genomic region:
- a CDS encoding DJ-1/PfpI family protein: MDQYLTGKTIAILVANGFEETEMTEPQRALLKAGATLRTISTESALVNGWMGKGWGHYFPVDKVLSEALGSDFDMLLLPGGERSIAKLQQSAHTRRIVGHFLDAGKPIAAINHGIQLMAVPGKMRGRQVTAMDLSKDAVEAAGGMTVDESVVVDANTVTARSVEDLPVFIEQMLKLFADAAQVSKAA; the protein is encoded by the coding sequence ATGGATCAGTACCTCACCGGAAAGACGATTGCCATCCTCGTTGCCAACGGCTTCGAGGAAACCGAGATGACCGAACCGCAGCGCGCCCTGCTGAAGGCCGGCGCCACCCTGCGGACCATCTCGACCGAATCGGCTCTGGTGAACGGTTGGATGGGCAAGGGCTGGGGCCATTACTTCCCGGTCGATAAGGTGCTGAGCGAGGCGCTGGGCTCCGACTTCGACATGCTGCTGCTGCCGGGCGGGGAACGCTCCATCGCCAAGCTCCAGCAGTCGGCGCACACCCGCCGCATCGTCGGCCACTTCCTCGATGCCGGCAAGCCGATCGCCGCCATCAACCACGGCATCCAGTTGATGGCCGTGCCGGGCAAGATGCGCGGGCGCCAGGTGACGGCCATGGACCTTTCCAAGGACGCGGTGGAAGCCGCCGGCGGCATGACCGTCGATGAATCCGTGGTGGTCGATGCCAACACCGTCACCGCCCGTTCGGTGGAGGATCTGCCGGTGTTCATCGAACAGATGCTGAAGCTGTTCGCCGACGCCGCACAGGTGAGCAAGGCAGCCTGA
- a CDS encoding helix-turn-helix domain-containing protein produces MAGAVEKKAMLGPKVRRLRRDHGLTQAQMAEQLGISPSYLNLIEHNQRPVTVTLLLKLGQSFGVDLQAFAEDEESRLVAGLREVFADPLFDGSDIKNQDFKELAAVAPTLGQAVVTLYRAFRGQRDDFQALTERMADRDKPALTGSAAFPVDEARDFFHAHHNHFPDLEDAADALWKDAKLERGDLYSGLVAWLHAEHGVRVRLMPQEVMGYAVRRFDRHGRRILLSEMLAPSGRIFQLAGQLALLRHRDVLNAIVDGAALSGDESRRLARIGLTNYFAGAVLMPYDRFLEGARQVRYDIDVLRRRFDASFEQVCHRLTTLQRPGAKGVPFFLIRVDSAGNVSKRFSGAGFHFARFGGGCPRWIVYEAFRTPGKIHTQVAQMPDGTTYFSLARTAVKAGGSHRSPPQHFAIALGCDIAHAGLLTYADGIDLEHTEAATPIGVNCRLCPRHDCSQRAFPPLNHRLIVDENLRGLSPYLFAPAPGE; encoded by the coding sequence ATGGCCGGTGCCGTGGAGAAGAAGGCGATGCTGGGGCCCAAGGTGCGGCGGCTGCGCCGCGACCACGGGCTGACCCAGGCGCAGATGGCCGAACAGTTGGGCATCTCCCCCAGCTATCTCAACCTGATCGAACACAACCAGCGCCCGGTGACGGTGACGCTGCTGCTGAAGCTGGGGCAGAGCTTCGGCGTCGATCTCCAGGCGTTCGCCGAGGACGAGGAAAGCCGGCTGGTGGCGGGCCTGCGCGAGGTGTTCGCCGACCCGCTGTTCGACGGCTCCGACATCAAGAACCAGGATTTCAAGGAACTGGCGGCGGTGGCCCCGACGCTGGGGCAGGCGGTGGTCACGCTCTACCGCGCGTTCCGCGGCCAGCGCGACGATTTCCAGGCCCTGACCGAGCGCATGGCCGACCGCGACAAGCCGGCGCTGACCGGATCGGCGGCCTTTCCGGTGGACGAGGCGCGGGATTTCTTCCACGCCCACCACAACCATTTCCCCGACCTGGAAGACGCGGCGGACGCCTTGTGGAAGGACGCCAAGCTGGAGCGCGGCGACCTGTACAGCGGTCTGGTGGCGTGGCTGCACGCCGAGCATGGGGTGCGCGTGCGCCTGATGCCGCAGGAGGTGATGGGCTATGCCGTCCGCCGCTTCGACCGTCACGGGCGCCGCATCCTGTTGTCGGAGATGCTGGCACCGTCGGGGCGCATCTTCCAGCTTGCCGGGCAACTGGCGCTGCTGCGCCACCGCGACGTGCTGAACGCCATCGTGGACGGGGCGGCTTTGTCGGGGGATGAATCCCGGCGGCTGGCCCGCATCGGCCTGACCAACTATTTCGCCGGGGCGGTGCTGATGCCCTACGACCGCTTCCTGGAAGGGGCGCGGCAGGTGCGCTACGACATCGACGTGCTGCGGCGGCGGTTCGACGCGTCCTTCGAGCAGGTGTGCCACCGGCTGACCACCTTGCAGCGGCCCGGTGCCAAGGGCGTGCCGTTCTTCCTGATCCGGGTGGACAGTGCGGGCAACGTGTCCAAGCGCTTTTCCGGGGCGGGGTTCCATTTCGCCCGCTTCGGCGGCGGCTGCCCGCGCTGGATCGTGTACGAGGCGTTCCGCACGCCGGGCAAGATCCACACCCAGGTGGCGCAGATGCCCGACGGCACGACATATTTCTCGCTGGCCCGCACGGCGGTGAAGGCGGGCGGCAGCCACCGCAGCCCGCCCCAGCATTTCGCCATCGCTCTGGGGTGTGACATCGCCCACGCCGGGCTGTTGACCTATGCCGACGGCATCGACCTGGAACACACCGAGGCCGCGACCCCCATCGGCGTCAACTGCCGCCTGTGCCCGCGCCACGACTGTTCCCAACGGGCGTTCCCGCCGCTGAACCACCGGTTGATCGTGGACGAGAACCTGCGCGGCCTGTCCCCCTATCTGTTCGCCCCGGCGCCGGGGGAGTGA
- the hslU gene encoding ATP-dependent protease ATPase subunit HslU encodes MTSFSPREIVSELDRFIVGQGEAKRAVAIALRNRWRRQQLPEGLREEVQPKNILMIGPTGVGKTEIARRLARLAQAPFLKVEATKFTEVGYVGRDVEQIVRDLVEIAISMTRERLRKEVAAKAEGRAEERVIDALCGDNASADTRQKFRKKLREGSLNDAEIEIQVADTGMGAMPAFDIPGMPGGQMGMVNLNDIFGKAFGGRTKSRRMTVSESYAVLMAEESDKLLDQEKVVAEAIRAVEQNGIVFLDEIDKITARSEYKGGADVSREGVQRDLLPLIEGTTVSTKHGAVKTDHILFIASGAFHVAKPSDLLPELQGRLPIRVELKPLSQDDFKRILTEPEASLIKQYVALLGTEDVTLSFTGDAIDELARLAVEINTTVENIGARRLHTVLERLLEEVSFTASDQSGSTVTIDADYVRQHVGGLAKNTDLSKFIL; translated from the coding sequence ATGACCTCCTTCAGCCCCCGTGAGATCGTCTCCGAACTCGACCGCTTCATCGTCGGCCAGGGCGAGGCCAAGCGCGCCGTCGCCATCGCGCTGCGCAACCGCTGGCGCCGCCAGCAACTGCCCGAGGGCCTGCGCGAAGAGGTGCAGCCCAAGAACATCCTGATGATCGGCCCCACCGGTGTGGGCAAGACCGAGATCGCCCGCCGGCTGGCCCGGCTGGCCCAGGCCCCGTTCCTGAAGGTGGAGGCGACCAAGTTCACCGAAGTCGGCTATGTCGGCCGCGACGTGGAACAGATCGTGCGTGATCTTGTGGAAATCGCCATTTCCATGACCCGCGAGCGGCTGCGCAAGGAGGTGGCGGCCAAGGCCGAGGGCCGCGCCGAGGAGCGCGTCATCGACGCCCTGTGCGGCGACAACGCCAGCGCCGACACCCGCCAGAAGTTCCGAAAGAAGCTGCGCGAAGGCTCGCTCAACGACGCCGAGATCGAGATCCAGGTGGCCGACACCGGGATGGGGGCCATGCCCGCCTTCGACATTCCCGGCATGCCGGGGGGCCAGATGGGCATGGTCAACCTGAACGACATCTTCGGCAAGGCCTTCGGCGGGCGCACCAAGTCCCGCCGCATGACGGTGTCGGAAAGCTACGCCGTGCTGATGGCCGAGGAATCCGACAAGCTGCTGGACCAGGAAAAGGTGGTGGCCGAGGCCATCCGCGCGGTGGAGCAGAACGGCATCGTCTTCCTGGACGAGATCGACAAGATCACCGCCCGGTCGGAGTACAAGGGCGGGGCCGACGTCAGCCGCGAGGGCGTGCAGCGCGACCTGCTGCCGCTGATCGAGGGCACCACCGTCAGCACCAAGCACGGGGCCGTGAAGACCGACCACATCCTGTTCATCGCGTCCGGCGCCTTCCACGTCGCCAAGCCGTCGGACCTGCTGCCCGAGCTTCAGGGCCGCCTGCCCATCCGGGTGGAGCTGAAGCCGCTGAGCCAGGACGACTTCAAGCGCATCCTGACCGAACCGGAAGCCAGCCTGATCAAGCAGTACGTGGCGCTGCTGGGCACCGAGGACGTGACGCTCTCCTTCACCGGCGACGCCATCGACGAGTTGGCCCGGCTGGCGGTGGAGATCAACACCACCGTGGAGAACATCGGCGCGCGGCGCCTGCACACCGTGCTGGAGCGGCTGCTGGAAGAGGTGAGCTTCACCGCGTCGGACCAGTCGGGCAGCACCGTCACCATCGACGCCGACTATGTCCGCCAGCACGTGGGCGGGCTGGCGAAGAACACCGATCTGTCGAAGTTCATTCTGTAA
- a CDS encoding endonuclease III domain-containing protein, with the protein MDGKHPFDIDTAFQRLRPAVAGLPKAAMFALRDAGHNSPFEQLVGSLISARTRDETTEAVCRRLFAVARTPQAMAELDFPRLVALLDGATFPEPKARDILALSRRILGEHGGRVPDSLEALTAFHGVGPKIAALTLGVGFGLPAAVAVDVHVHRIVNRWGYVTARTPEKTMAALHERLPPAYWIEINERLVPFGKWVCTGERPRCSTCPLLDMCAQVGVTDHR; encoded by the coding sequence ATGGACGGCAAGCACCCCTTCGACATCGACACGGCGTTCCAGCGCCTGCGCCCGGCGGTGGCGGGGCTGCCCAAGGCCGCCATGTTCGCCCTGCGCGACGCGGGCCATAATTCCCCCTTCGAACAGCTTGTGGGCAGCCTGATTTCCGCCCGCACCCGCGACGAGACGACCGAGGCCGTCTGCCGCCGCCTGTTCGCCGTGGCCCGCACGCCCCAGGCCATGGCCGAACTGGATTTCCCCCGCCTCGTGGCCCTGCTGGACGGCGCCACCTTTCCCGAGCCCAAGGCCCGCGACATCCTGGCCCTGTCCCGCCGCATCCTCGGCGAGCACGGCGGGCGGGTGCCGGACAGCCTGGAGGCGCTCACCGCCTTCCACGGGGTGGGGCCGAAGATCGCCGCGCTGACGCTGGGGGTGGGCTTCGGCCTGCCGGCGGCGGTGGCGGTCGATGTGCACGTCCACCGCATCGTCAACCGCTGGGGCTACGTCACGGCCCGCACGCCCGAGAAGACCATGGCGGCGCTGCACGAACGCCTGCCGCCCGCCTATTGGATTGAAATCAACGAGCGGCTGGTGCCCTTCGGCAAATGGGTCTGCACCGGGGAGCGGCCCCGCTGTTCCACCTGCCCGCTGCTGGACATGTGCGCCCAGGTGGGGGTGACGGACCATCGCTGA
- the hslV gene encoding ATP-dependent protease subunit HslV yields MTTHSSPHDPIQWHGTTILCVRKGGRVVVAGDGQVSFGQTVMKSNARKVRPLAGGSVLAGFAGATADAFTLFERLEAKLEQHPGQLTRACVELAKDWRTDRYLRRLEAMMAVADTSVSLVLTGNGDVLEPEDGIIGIGSGGSYALSAARALIDVDGLDAEAIARKAMKIAAGICVYTNENVTLESL; encoded by the coding sequence ATGACCACACATTCCTCCCCCCACGACCCCATCCAGTGGCACGGCACGACCATCCTGTGCGTCCGCAAGGGGGGCCGCGTGGTGGTGGCCGGCGACGGGCAGGTGTCGTTCGGCCAGACAGTGATGAAATCCAACGCGCGCAAGGTGCGCCCGCTGGCCGGCGGCTCGGTGCTGGCCGGCTTCGCCGGGGCCACGGCGGACGCCTTCACCCTGTTCGAACGGCTGGAAGCCAAGCTGGAGCAGCACCCCGGCCAGCTGACCCGCGCCTGCGTTGAACTGGCCAAGGACTGGCGCACCGACCGCTATCTGCGCCGGCTGGAAGCCATGATGGCGGTGGCCGACACCAGCGTCAGCCTGGTGCTGACCGGCAACGGCGACGTGCTGGAGCCGGAGGACGGCATCATCGGCATCGGCTCGGGCGGCTCCTACGCCCTGTCCGCCGCCCGCGCGCTGATCGACGTGGACGGGCTGGACGCCGAGGCCATCGCCCGCAAGGCGATGAAGATCGCCGCCGGCATCTGCGTCTACACCAACGAGAACGTCACCCTGGAATCCCTGTGA
- the pyrF gene encoding orotidine-5'-phosphate decarboxylase, producing MTAANPVFVSIDTTAVDTARTLAQGLAGLVGGVKLGLEFFVAQGPAGVRAVLGGDSEVPFFLDLKLHDIPNTVAGGVRAALPLTPAFMTIHTSGGPAMMRAAAEAAAAGGAKRPRILGVTVLTSLDDGDLGAVGQSTPVAGQVERLARLARDCGLDGVVCSPNEVAALRAACGPDFILMVPGIRPAWAAVNDQKRIMTPAQAMAAGASHLVIGRPITAEPDPADAARRINAELGL from the coding sequence ATGACCGCCGCCAATCCCGTCTTCGTTTCCATCGACACCACCGCGGTGGACACCGCCCGCACGCTGGCCCAGGGGCTGGCCGGGCTGGTCGGCGGGGTCAAGCTGGGGCTGGAATTCTTCGTGGCCCAGGGGCCGGCGGGCGTGCGCGCCGTGCTGGGCGGCGACTCGGAGGTTCCGTTCTTCCTCGACCTCAAGCTGCACGACATCCCCAACACGGTGGCCGGCGGCGTGCGCGCGGCCCTGCCGCTCACCCCCGCCTTCATGACCATCCACACCTCCGGCGGGCCGGCGATGATGCGCGCGGCGGCGGAAGCCGCGGCGGCCGGTGGCGCCAAGCGCCCGCGCATCCTGGGCGTCACCGTGCTGACCAGCCTGGACGACGGCGATCTGGGCGCGGTGGGCCAGTCCACGCCGGTGGCGGGGCAGGTGGAGCGGCTGGCGCGGCTGGCCAGGGACTGCGGGCTGGACGGGGTGGTGTGCTCGCCCAACGAGGTGGCGGCCCTGCGCGCGGCCTGCGGCCCCGATTTCATCCTGATGGTGCCGGGCATCCGTCCCGCCTGGGCCGCCGTCAACGACCAGAAGCGCATCATGACCCCGGCCCAGGCCATGGCCGCCGGGGCCAGCCATCTGGTGATCGGGCGCCCCATCACCGCCGAACCCGACCCGGCGGACGCCGCCCGCCGCATCAACGCGGAGCTGGGGCTGTGA
- a CDS encoding phosphoribosylanthranilate isomerase, with the protein MSVQAKICGISEPVSLKAAVEGGARWVGFVFFPPSPRNVAPAMAGEMARLVPTGVRTVGLFVNPTDDVLDAVTGVVPLDLIQVHGKETPERVAAIKARFAIPVMKAFKVGAPEDLDYALTFAGAADRLLFDAPPPAHSALPGGNGVAFDWTLLRGRSWPLPWMLSGGLTPANVAEAVRTTGATAVDVSSGVEDAPGHKNPARIRAFLDTVAAL; encoded by the coding sequence GTGAGCGTCCAGGCCAAGATCTGCGGCATCAGCGAACCGGTGTCGCTGAAGGCCGCGGTGGAGGGCGGGGCCCGCTGGGTGGGCTTCGTCTTCTTCCCCCCGTCGCCGCGCAACGTCGCCCCGGCCATGGCCGGCGAAATGGCCCGGCTGGTGCCCACCGGCGTGCGCACCGTCGGCCTGTTCGTCAACCCCACCGACGACGTGCTGGACGCGGTGACCGGCGTGGTGCCGCTGGACCTGATCCAGGTCCACGGCAAGGAAACGCCCGAGCGGGTGGCCGCCATCAAGGCGCGCTTCGCCATCCCGGTGATGAAGGCGTTCAAGGTGGGGGCGCCGGAGGATCTGGACTACGCCCTGACCTTTGCCGGGGCCGCCGACCGGCTGCTGTTCGACGCGCCGCCGCCGGCCCATTCCGCGCTGCCCGGCGGCAACGGGGTGGCGTTCGACTGGACGCTGCTGCGGGGCCGGTCCTGGCCGCTGCCGTGGATGCTGTCGGGCGGCCTCACCCCCGCCAACGTGGCCGAGGCGGTGCGCACCACCGGCGCCACCGCGGTCGATGTGTCCTCGGGCGTGGAGGATGCGCCGGGGCACAAGAACCCGGCGCGGATCCGTGCCTTCCTCGACACCGTGGCGGCGCTGTAA
- a CDS encoding ferredoxin--NADP reductase produces the protein MSNLIKERVLRVHHWNDTLFTFQTTRDPSFRFHNGHFTMIGLEVDGRPLLRAYSIASANYEEHLEFFSIKVPNGPLTSRLQHLKEGDTVLVNRKPTGTLVADNLLPGKHLYLFSTGTGLAPFLSIIKDPEVYERFDKVILTHTCRFVNELAYQEMITSHLPENEFFGEIVRQKLIYVPSVTREAYHTQGRITDLIRSGELARLTGLPNLNRETDRVMICGSPAMLDETCSILDERGYVMGNHGEPGDYVIEKAFVER, from the coding sequence ATGAGCAATCTGATCAAGGAACGCGTGCTGCGGGTTCACCACTGGAACGATACTCTGTTCACGTTCCAGACCACCCGTGACCCCTCTTTCCGCTTCCACAACGGCCATTTCACCATGATCGGGCTGGAAGTGGACGGGCGCCCGCTGCTGCGCGCCTACAGCATCGCCAGCGCCAATTACGAAGAACATCTGGAATTCTTCAGCATCAAGGTGCCCAACGGCCCCCTGACCTCGCGCCTGCAGCACCTGAAGGAGGGCGACACCGTCCTGGTCAACCGCAAGCCCACGGGCACGCTGGTGGCCGACAACCTGCTGCCGGGCAAGCATCTCTACCTGTTCAGCACCGGCACCGGCCTGGCCCCCTTCCTCAGCATCATCAAGGACCCCGAGGTCTATGAGCGCTTCGACAAGGTGATCCTGACCCACACCTGCCGGTTCGTCAACGAGCTGGCCTATCAGGAAATGATCACCAGCCACCTGCCGGAGAACGAGTTCTTCGGCGAGATCGTGCGGCAGAAGCTGATCTACGTCCCCAGCGTGACGCGCGAGGCGTACCACACCCAGGGCCGCATCACCGACCTGATCCGGTCGGGCGAGCTGGCCCGGCTGACCGGCCTGCCCAACCTGAACCGCGAGACCGACCGCGTGATGATCTGCGGCAGCCCCGCCATGCTGGACGAGACCTGCAGCATTCTGGACGAGCGCGGCTACGTCATGGGCAACCATGGCGAACCCGGCGACTATGTGATCGAAAAGGCGTTCGTGGAGCGCTGA
- a CDS encoding methyl-accepting chemotaxis protein — protein MRFRDIQVSLRVHLPTVLALIGLGLILLVVLLSIHTRMMEDRRTKLRNVVEVAAGIAAGLEAKERAGEMTREQAQKTARDLITGLRYEGDEYFWINTADNATLVAHPKRPGDVGKSMWDFKTPDGDPVYRMFVQAASGPDKAGFLSYSQKLPNSEERLEKISYVRQFAPWGWVIGSGLYFTDVKAALWATGWTAGGGIIVIGALLLLAATVIGRSITVPLAHLVASMKELAGGNLSATVPDRDRRDEIGAMAAALETFRENAQERLRLEEEQLHAARAREQRAQRIEQTTARFESQVRALLEEQVQAAVHLRDTAESLTGMAEDTSVRASTVAAATEQASANVQSVASAAEELSASLREVSSTAAVSRDIGAEAIGRATRTTELVKGLEGVSQSIGDVVKLISSIAQQTNLLALNATIEAARAGEAGKGFAVVASEVKTLANQTAQATEQIEVQIGEVQRVATETGNAIHEVSDIIRRLEQLSTSVAGAVEQQSIATQEIGRNTVEAVAGTEEVARNVTSIHGGAETTSHAAGNVLSAAQQLTGQAESLRAEVSRFLEDVRAA, from the coding sequence ATGCGCTTTCGTGACATTCAAGTCAGCCTGCGGGTTCACCTGCCCACCGTGCTGGCCCTGATCGGGCTGGGGCTGATCCTGCTGGTGGTCCTGCTGTCGATCCACACCCGCATGATGGAGGACCGCCGGACCAAGCTGCGCAACGTGGTGGAGGTGGCCGCCGGCATCGCCGCGGGGCTGGAGGCCAAGGAGCGCGCGGGCGAGATGACCCGCGAGCAGGCGCAGAAGACCGCCCGCGACCTCATCACCGGCCTGCGGTACGAAGGCGACGAGTATTTCTGGATCAACACCGCCGACAACGCCACCCTGGTCGCCCACCCCAAGCGGCCCGGCGACGTGGGCAAGAGCATGTGGGACTTCAAGACCCCCGACGGCGACCCCGTTTACCGCATGTTCGTGCAGGCGGCGTCCGGCCCGGACAAGGCGGGGTTCCTCTCCTATTCCCAGAAGCTGCCCAACAGCGAGGAGCGGCTGGAAAAGATCTCCTACGTGCGCCAGTTCGCGCCGTGGGGGTGGGTGATCGGCTCCGGCCTCTACTTCACCGACGTGAAGGCGGCGCTGTGGGCCACCGGCTGGACCGCCGGGGGCGGCATCATCGTCATCGGCGCGCTGCTGCTGCTGGCCGCCACCGTGATCGGGCGCAGCATCACCGTGCCGCTGGCCCATCTGGTGGCGTCCATGAAGGAGCTGGCCGGCGGCAACCTGTCGGCCACCGTGCCCGACCGCGACCGCCGCGACGAGATCGGCGCCATGGCCGCCGCCCTGGAAACTTTCCGCGAGAACGCACAAGAACGGCTGCGGCTGGAAGAGGAACAACTGCACGCGGCCCGCGCCCGTGAACAGCGCGCCCAGCGCATCGAACAGACCACCGCCCGGTTCGAATCCCAGGTCCGCGCCCTGCTGGAAGAGCAGGTCCAGGCCGCCGTCCACCTGCGCGACACCGCCGAATCCCTGACCGGCATGGCCGAGGACACTTCGGTCCGCGCCTCCACCGTGGCGGCGGCGACCGAACAGGCGTCGGCCAACGTGCAGTCGGTGGCGTCCGCCGCCGAGGAGCTGAGCGCCTCCCTGCGCGAGGTCAGCTCCACCGCCGCCGTCTCCCGCGACATCGGGGCGGAGGCCATCGGCCGCGCCACCCGCACCACCGAACTGGTCAAGGGGCTGGAAGGGGTCAGCCAGTCCATCGGCGACGTGGTGAAGCTGATCTCCTCCATCGCCCAGCAGACCAACCTTTTGGCACTGAACGCCACCATCGAAGCGGCCCGCGCGGGAGAGGCCGGGAAGGGCTTCGCCGTCGTGGCGTCGGAGGTCAAGACCCTGGCCAACCAGACCGCCCAGGCCACCGAACAGATCGAGGTGCAGATCGGTGAGGTGCAGCGCGTGGCGACGGAGACCGGCAACGCCATCCACGAGGTGTCGGACATCATCCGCCGTCTGGAACAGCTTTCGACCAGCGTCGCCGGCGCGGTGGAACAGCAGTCCATCGCCACCCAGGAAATCGGGCGCAACACGGTGGAGGCGGTGGCCGGCACGGAAGAGGTGGCGCGCAACGTCACCAGCATCCACGGCGGGGCGGAAACCACCAGCCACGCGGCGGGCAACGTGCTGTCGGCGGCCCAGCAATTGACGGGGCAGGCCGAATCCCTGCGCGCAGAGGTCAGCCGTTTTCTGGAGGACGTGCGGGCGGCTTAA
- the aceA gene encoding isocitrate lyase — translation MSLDEKTKAALRAARFEGIKRDYTEADVKRLSGSVKIEYTLAELGAQRLWELLNTEPYINTLGALTGNQAMQAVKAGLKAIYLSGWQVAGDANLAGQMYPDQSLYPANSVPAVVERINNTFKRADEIQTAEGKGDTYWFAPIIADAEAGFGGPLNAFELMKAMIKAGAAGVHWEDQLASEKKCGHLGGKVLIPTQQHIRTLNAARLAADTCGTSTLVIARTDAESAQLITSDIDERDHPFIDFDSGRTSEGFYRLKTGVGVDHCIARGLSYAPYSDLLWWETSKPNLDDARKFAEAIKKEFPNKLLAYNCSPSFNWKANLDDATIAKYQQELGAMGYKFQFVTLAGFHSLNYSAFKLAKGYAARGMAAYSELQQAEFAAEAEGYTATKHQREVGTGYFDAVATAISAGQSSTTAYKDSTEADQFH, via the coding sequence ATGTCGCTCGACGAAAAGACCAAGGCCGCCCTGCGCGCCGCCCGCTTCGAAGGCATCAAGCGCGATTACACCGAAGCCGACGTGAAGCGTCTGAGCGGCTCGGTCAAGATCGAGTACACGCTGGCCGAACTGGGCGCGCAGCGCCTGTGGGAGCTGCTGAACACCGAACCCTACATCAACACCCTGGGTGCTCTGACCGGCAACCAGGCGATGCAGGCGGTGAAGGCCGGTCTGAAGGCGATCTATCTGTCCGGCTGGCAGGTGGCGGGCGACGCCAACCTCGCCGGGCAGATGTACCCCGACCAGTCGCTGTACCCGGCCAACTCGGTGCCGGCGGTGGTCGAGCGCATCAACAACACCTTCAAGCGCGCCGACGAGATCCAGACGGCGGAAGGCAAGGGCGACACCTATTGGTTCGCGCCGATCATCGCCGACGCCGAAGCCGGCTTCGGTGGCCCGCTGAACGCGTTCGAACTGATGAAGGCGATGATCAAGGCCGGTGCCGCCGGCGTGCACTGGGAAGACCAGCTGGCGTCTGAAAAGAAGTGCGGCCATCTGGGCGGCAAGGTGCTGATCCCCACCCAGCAGCACATCCGCACCCTGAACGCCGCCCGTCTGGCCGCCGACACCTGCGGCACCTCGACCCTGGTGATCGCCCGTACCGACGCCGAGAGCGCCCAGCTCATCACCTCGGACATCGATGAGCGCGATCATCCCTTCATCGACTTCGACAGCGGCCGCACCTCGGAAGGCTTCTACCGCCTGAAGACCGGCGTCGGCGTCGATCATTGCATCGCCCGCGGCCTGTCGTACGCTCCGTACTCGGATCTGCTGTGGTGGGAAACCTCCAAGCCGAACCTGGACGACGCCCGCAAGTTCGCGGAAGCCATCAAGAAGGAATTCCCGAACAAGCTGCTGGCCTACAACTGCTCGCCGTCCTTCAACTGGAAGGCGAACCTGGACGATGCCACCATCGCCAAGTACCAGCAGGAACTGGGCGCCATGGGCTACAAGTTCCAGTTCGTCACCCTGGCGGGCTTCCACTCGCTGAACTACTCGGCCTTCAAGCTGGCCAAGGGCTACGCCGCCCGCGGCATGGCCGCCTACTCCGAACTCCAGCAGGCGGAATTCGCGGCGGAAGCCGAAGGCTACACCGCGACCAAGCACCAGCGCGAAGTGGGCACCGGCTACTTCGACGCCGTTGCCACCGCGATCTCGGCCGGCCAGTCCTCGACCACCGCGTACAAGGACTCCACCGAAGCCGACCAGTTCCACTAA